A stretch of DNA from Kiritimatiellia bacterium:
ATCCCTGTTCGGTTTCGGCTATCGAATGTATGCGCTTGTAGTCACGCTTATCGAACGGCTTGGCATATTCATCCATCAACACCTGCATTGCCGGCGAGAGGGCGCACTGGCCGTAGTTGCTGCAATGCTGTTCGCGGCCATCCGGGCCTTTCCATGCACATGTGGTCTTTCCTGCGACCCCGAGGCGGCCGACGCCGGCCAACTCGCCGGTGCCGGCGGCCTTGATGACCGTGCCCAGGCCTTCCGGGGTCAGCCAGGCCGCAAAATGACAATGGAGGGGCTCCACCTCGGCCCAGTCACCCGGTTCGAGAATCTGGCTCTTCCATACGCGGACGCCGCGGGCGTTCATCGGTTTCCACCAGAGCTGCAGGCGGCCTTCGATCACGCCGTAAATCTCCACCGCCGGAAGGCCGTGCACGTGCAGGTCCTGCTTGTCCCTGGGCGTGAAGAAGCTCCAGGTGAATCCGAGACCTTGTTTCTGGTACGAGAGATAGGGATCGGCCACGCGCAGGTTGAAGGCCCGATCGCCGGTGTTGAGAATCTTCTTTACCGTTTCGCCACGCACGATGCGCACACCGCTGTCGTGAAACCGGGCCCAGTAGGAGGCGAGAGCGTCCATGGACGGCTTGACAGGCGTCTCGTTCAGCCGTTGAGCCCCATCCGTCCGAAGGGAGTCAATGATCGCCTGCGTGTTGGGTTCCGACGACGAGGAGGCCAAGGCGTCGAGCGTCATCCAGGCAAGATCGGATCCCGGAGAACCGAGCTCCGACAAGGCATCCGGCGTCAACGAGACGGCGACGGGATAGAGATACCATGTGCCGGACAATCCCTCGTAGGCCGGGCTGTTCTGTGCTCGCTCGACGACCGGGAACTCGGCCTCCAGATAGAAAGACTTTCGCCGCGCCCGCAGGTCCCCTTCCATGATGCGATCGAGCGCCGTATACAGATCCTCGTCCTTCGCCATCTTCGTCGGCGGGAATGTGAACGACCCGTGCGTCTGGCGTACAAGGAACTGGTGCCCCCCGCCACCCGACTCACGCCGGATGAGGGCATACAGGACCATGGGTGTATCAGGTGTCACGGTCTGCCTACCTCCCGGCGCGAGTGACTCTCCATATCGCCAAGACGGGAGCCCCAATGGAATCGCGCGCCCTACGGCTGTTTCCTCCTCACTTCCAGCCCGGCCTTGGCCAGGATTTCGGGAAACTTGCGGACGGCATCTTCGTCGTAGTGCCGGACGGCGTCAAGGCCATGGTCCGCCCATGGAAGCAGGCAGTCGTGGATCTTCTTCTCGTCGTCGCGCGGCTTGCCGGGACGCCAGCCATCGCGAATCCGCTCGACGTTCCAGCGCCCATGCTCCATCTCGGCCATCAGCTTGACTTCCTCGCCAGTGAAGTCGTTGGCGTCGAAGACACACAACTTCTTGGGATCGGCTGCCGGACGCACCTCGAAACCGCAGGCCTCGAGGATGCGCACGGAGTACTTGGCCTGTTCGATGTTGGCCGTCTTGTAGGTTTCGCCGAGCTTGTCCCATGGCCGCATGTTCGCCGGCAGCCGTTTGGCGCTGCCGTCCACATACCGCCTGTGGAGTTCTTGAGCCATGACCTCGACGACCGCGGGTTCGATCTCACCATCTCCGGGCTTGAGCAATGCGTGGAACGATGCCTGGTCCGAAGGCAGCGGCATCAGGCTCGGTATGCCGGCCCAGAGCGGATCGGCGATCAGCGCGTCCGCCGCGCCGCCGGACCCGAAGGTGGCGACCACCCGCGCGCCCAGCGCCAGCGCGAGCCGGTATTCGACGGCACTGATCGACCCGCCGCCGAACCCGATGCACATGACCTCCTGCGGCTTGACGCCTGCGCCCAGCAGGTCCCGCCAACTTCGCAGAATCTGGTCGGGCGTGAACCCGGCCTTGCCGCAGACCACCAAACGGTCATAGCGTTTGTCCTTCTTGGCATCGTGCGGCAACTGCTCGGGGATGTAGCCCACCAACTCGAACCGCCTGGCGCCACGGGTCGCCAGCGCGGCGGCCGCCGCGCCCGCGCCACCCGGCACCCCGGACGTCGTCCCGCCCGAAACCACCGTGCCGGCGAAACCGTCCAGGGCCGCCTCCATCAACGGATAGATTCCCTCCACCGCGGCCGCGTCCAGCGACGCGGCGCCGCCTGACAGAATCAGCGCGCGAGGCGGAATCACGTTGCCCCCCTGGCCGGCGCCGCATCGACCGGCGAGGTCGAGGAACTCCAGAACCCAGCGGTGTCCATCCGGAGGCTCTTCGCCCACATGCAGACGTTCCACCCACTCTACCTCGACGACCAGCGCGTCGGTCGGGGCACAGTGTGTCCCGGCCAGGATATGGCGGATGCCGCGGGCGTAGTCGCCCAAGGCATCCAGGGGGGCTCCCAGCACCAATCCGAGCCGGCCCGCGGCGAAGTAAGCTCGGGGAAGTTCGATCCCTGCCGCCGCCTGGTTCCGGCAGGTTTTGACGGCCTCCTGCAGCACGGTCCGCATCGCGGCGGGCAGAGACCGCTGGTGGCCGCAGTAGATCTCGAAGCCGATCATGTCGGCCAGGTAGTACGGGTTATCCGGCTCGTGTTCCAGGGCGCGCTGGTAGAGTTCCCGGGCCACGTGCCGTTCCCCGCGAAGGGGCTCCAGCGCCCAGGCAAGGCGCCACAAGGCGCGCGCATGCAGGCTTTCCCGTTTCCGAAGGTTCGGCACGAAAGCGCAGCCGTCTTCGCAGCAGATCGCGATCGCATCGCTCAACAACGACCGGCCCCGTTGATACTCGGCGGAATCGGGCCGTCCCCGATGGACCTTGCACAACGCGAAACCGAGGTCCTGGAGCAGCTCGCAACGGTTCGCGTCGGCGACCCCCGCGTGCGGTTCAAGCACGCTCACGACGGTGGCGAAGTCGCCCCGGGCCGCGTGCAGCCGGGCCAGTTTGAGCGCCAACGCCGGCCGTTTCGCAGGATTCGGCTCGTTGGCCAGGATCAGTTCCTGCACCTTGACCTCGTTCTCGACGTCCTGTTTCCTGGCGAAGGACGTGTAGTTGGCCAGCATGCCGTCTATTTCGTGGGCCATGGCGTTGTAGGTGCGGTCGCCTTCTTCCATCAGCGCGGCCAGCAGGTTGCCGGTGCGCCGCGTGTCCGCGGGAAGCGGCAGCGGGTTCTTGTACAGCCGGTCGTGCAGCGTGTCCGCCCAGGCGTGCTGCAACCACGTGCGCACCTGGACTTCCGCCTTGCGGTCGCCGATCTTCGCCGCCGTCTTGTCGTCAATCCCCAACGCGGAACACCGTTCCTTCTTCAGTTGGACGATGTAGTGCATATCGCGGTAGCCGAACTGGTCCGTGCCCAGGCGCAGGCCTTTCTCGTCCGATTCGCAGATCGTGAAGTTCGCCTCGATGAACTCGCGCACGGCGGCGACCTGTTCCAGGGTCTGGACCATCACCCGCGCTCCACACAGATCGGTCATGACGCGGTCCGGGTAGTAGTAGGTGTCCCACCGGCGCGCCACCTTCTCCGCAAAACTCGATACCGTCTTGGCGCGGGCCTGCACCAGGGCCTCCGGAATGGCGATGGCGCACGCGCGTTCCAGCGCCTGCCGCAGCGCGTCGGCATAGACGACGTAGTTCGGCCGTTCCGCGGTAAACGTCTCGATCTGGTACTTGTGCTCCTCCGGCGTCAGCTTCTTCTTGTCGGCCATGACGGTTCCCCCCTTGTTGGCCCGCGCAGCACCTCGAACTCTATTCGATGGCCTTCCGGTCCCGGCCGGCGACCACCTTGGGCACATTCTATCCCTGCGCGCCGGACGTGTCAGCCAGGAGATGGTCCAGCGTTTCCACGCTGATAAACTCCACATCCCGAGTGCGTTCGAGGAAGGGGCGGATCTCTTCCGCGATCGCCTGCATATCCAGCTTCTTCAGCCTGTCACGCGCCAGCATCGGCCATTGGCGCGCATCCAGCCGGCCCGCGCCCTGGGTCTGATCGAGCGCGTTCTGCAGCAGGGCCAGGTTCGGGGCCACCGGCGGCCGTTGCGACAGATACCACAGAAGGTCATACCAGTCGCGGCCCTTGGCATACTTGCGGGTGATCGCGGCGTGCAGTTTGCCTGCCAGCAGCGACGGCAAGTCGTAGTGCTGGAGCAGGAAGGTCACATATCGGGTCACCACCCGGCGCTCGCAGCGTGCCCCTTCCGGCGGGCGGGTATCAATTTCCACCTTGATGGCCAGCTTCTCGTCCGCCATGGCCGACAGGCCCGCGTCGCGCAGGATTCCCGGCAGGCGTACCCAACCCGCATGCACGGTCTTGCGGTCGTTCCAGGTCACTTCCGGGGCGAACCCCGCCAACCCCAGATCCCGCTTCACCTTCTCCATCCACTCTCTCCCCGCATAGCCCTCGGTCGAGACCAGCGAGAAATCGAGGTCTTCCGAGAATCGCGGCAGGTTGTGCAGGAACCGAAGCGCCGTTCCGCCGACAAAGGCGAGCGGGCGGAAGGCTTCTGACTCATGAAACGATCGGAGAACGAGGGCCTGTAGATACTCCCGCAACCTGTTCAGGGCTTGACCGGTATCCTTTACGTCACGAACCAGCGCGAGGGCCTGTTCCTTCACAGCAACACCGCGCCTGTCTCCGCACCGGAGGCCAGCGCGAGCCATCGCCCGACCGCCCGATCCAGTCGCGGGCTCTTGAAGCGCGCGGCATAATCGCGAAGCCGCCGCTTAGACACCCGGTCAACATGCTGGTATCGCATTTCGTCGAGCCGCTCCGTGGTCCATTCCCCCGCGGTCAGGTGCCAGTGGTCAAGCAACGCCTTCTCCGGTTCCGCAATCACGATGTCTTGCCCGGCGCGGCTCACCGTCGTGAAGCCGAAGAAGCAATCCTGCTTGATATTGCAGTAGTCAAAGACGCCGAATGCATTCTCGAAGCGGCGCGGCACGCGCGAAGTCACGCTCGTGAACCGAACCACGCGTTCCGGAATCAGGTCATAGTGGCCCAGCGCCCATAAGCCGCTAAGGTAGGATGGCCGGTACAACTGGTTGGCGAGAGCCGCCGGGACCAGCGGCGCGCGCCGGTAGGTGTCGGACAGCGTGTACATGCCCCGCCGGAGTCCGATGACCTTGCCCTGCTTCATCCAGCGCGACAACTGAACCCGGATGGCATCCCGCCGGTCATCAAACGCCTGTGCTAGCAACGCCAGATCAAAGCACGGCATCGCCCCGGTTAAATTCACCAACGCATCATATTCCATATCCGAAAGATAACAGTAATGTTTTCTTTTGTATATAAGAATAGGTGCGCAGTCTACTTCCGACTCGCATCCTTTCGCATCCTGTGCGACCTTCTGTTTGCTTCCGCTTATGTATGCGAAACCTTGGCGATATCATTCAAGCCGGCCGATAGATCTCGGACGATTGCGGGGCACGGGGCGTGGCCTGTCCAAGGCGACTCCCGGCGCCCCTTCCCTCGGGCGCAAACCCATCCTTCCGCCCCGGCAGCCCCGGCTTACCACAATGCGCTAATACCACAAATTGTCGGGCTGCCCCGTGCTGGCGACGACCGATTTCCAGAAGATGCCGTCGCTCGGAACGCGCTTCCGGCCCAGGACGACCAGGGGCAGCGGGACCAGGACGAACTCGGTCAACCACTGGCTGATCATGAAGTCCCGGTATCCCGCCATGGCCCCGTCCACGGCCAGCCTACCCATGCGATCGCCGAAGATGACGTCGTGACAACTGGGCCCGATCGCCCGGATCAAATGCCGTGGCTCGCTGGCGAAAACCCGCAGTGGATACTTGCCCCAGAAAGTGGCCTGGCGGCCCGACCGATCCTGTCGGCTTTCTGTTTGGATTTCCCTTTCGAGCACACGAGAAATTATCTTCAGCCCGGCCGTCCGAAGCGCGTCCGGCGTTTGTCCAAAAACCCTCCGGTCCCTGTGCTCGGTCCAGCGCCGTCTCGGGACCTTGAGATGCGTCTCAACAACCAGGCGCCCGTACGTTTCTCCAAGCCGCTTCTTCAGTTGCTCGAACAACACCTTGGACGGAGGGGCTTTGGTTATAATGGCACGCGCCTCGTACGGCAAGCACATGACCGTATTCAATGCCGCGAGGTGTTTCAGTTCCATCGCGGGAGTCCTATCCTCCGGCCCGGCCAGATAAGAGCGCACGTAGTCAAGGGCTCTTCTCATAGGCACCCCGAACAGTGGCGAACATTGCTCCCCAATCCGACTCAACCAGTCATCCGCCCTCCGGCAAATCGCGGCATTGATTATCGCAACGATCCGGGACTGGTCCTGCTCCTCCA
This window harbors:
- a CDS encoding nucleotidyl transferase AbiEii/AbiGii toxin family protein, whose amino-acid sequence is MKEQALALVRDVKDTGQALNRLREYLQALVLRSFHESEAFRPLAFVGGTALRFLHNLPRFSEDLDFSLVSTEGYAGREWMEKVKRDLGLAGFAPEVTWNDRKTVHAGWVRLPGILRDAGLSAMADEKLAIKVEIDTRPPEGARCERRVVTRYVTFLLQHYDLPSLLAGKLHAAITRKYAKGRDWYDLLWYLSQRPPVAPNLALLQNALDQTQGAGRLDARQWPMLARDRLKKLDMQAIAEEIRPFLERTRDVEFISVETLDHLLADTSGAQG